GGGGAGTACTGTCCAACATGTAAATGTCCCCTGTTGTGAAACATGGTTCAAGATCTTTAATCTAAATTGCAATCAGAAGTAGGCTGGACCATCTTGTTTTTCATTTGATCTTTTGGGAAATTTATTAATACATTGTTTTGAACacgtccagtggcagcaaggtCAATGCAAAATCAGAAACTGATGGCTCCCCCAGTAGAGCACCTTCAGCACCCTGTTACGAATCTGCTTTGTTTTCACACCATAAACAAGGGGATTTAACATGGCTGGGAAAAGGAGGTAGACGTTAGCCAAGAAAATGTGAACATGATGGGGGACACTGTCTTGGCCAAACCTATGTGTGAGAAAGGAGAAAATTCCAGGTGTGTAGGTAATGAGGATGACACAGACATGAGCTCCACAGGTGCTGAAGGCCTTGTGTCGAGCATCCTTGGAAGGAAGGTGAAAGACAGCCCTGAGGATCATGACATAGGACGAAGCAATGAACAGTAGATCAAATCCAGTGATGGAAAGGGACAGAATCAAACCATAAATATTATTAACTCTGGTGTCTCCACAGGCAATTTTCACTAGAGCCATATGTTCACAATAAGAGTGCAAGACTATGTTGGTATTACAATATTGCAACCTATTCACCAGGAATGGCAAAGGAAATATTGTAATAAAAGCCCGAATTAGAATTATTATGCTAATTTTTCCTAACAATGAGTTAGTCAGGATAGAGGTATATCTCAGTGGGTAGCATATTGCAATATACCGGTCGTAGGCCATGGCCACCAGGATCCCCGTTTCCACAACCGAAAGGGAATGGACAAAGAACATCTGGATAAGGCAGGCACTGAAATTAATTTCCCTACAATTTAGCCAGAATATACTCAGCATTTTAGGCAGTGTGCTGGTGGACATCCCAATATCATTGCCCGCTAACATGGAAAGGAAAAAGAACATGGGCTCATGGAAGCTTGGGTCCGACTTtatgatgtacaataaaagagagttGCCTAAAAGGGCCATAACATAAATCAAACAGAATGGGATGGAGATCCACAACTCCTCATCTTCCAGACCAGGTATGCCAATCAGGATGAACGTCAACGGCCTTGGGTTTGTGCTGTTGACAGCTGCCGGCATGCTGCTTTTACTggtggatcctctgtgcttgatTGCAGACTCTACAGGTGACTCTTCTCTGGCGAGAAAAAACAGGTGTTTTTAATACATGGGTAAAGATCAACTCCCTCTCAAAGGCAAGTGGTGTGCTCTACTGGACTACAGCGCTGAGCTGCAAGCCAGAAATCTTTGGGCAATAACTTTCTCAGCATAACCTAAAGCAAAGCAACTTTCCTTTCTTTACCTTAGATTACCCTGCTATAGTATATATGAAAAATATTGCTTTTATAATTGAAACCCAACTGGAAGCACCAAAAATAATAGAGGGTCTGGTGATTTTGAGTGAGATAAGCACCAGTCTCTGggttcagaattttttttatttttttttaaatggtcaaGCGGATGATGTAGTGGTCCTGGCTCAAGGGCATAGGCTGTatttcccagcctctctcctctaTGATCCCTCTGACTATATGCCATACTTCTGTCTCTGAAAAACTGCTTATCAGAGAGCCTACAccttagaattaaaaaaaaatatctcgcTCTTAGGGAAtattcaaacaacaaaaacaaatgttCTATAAATTCTAGGATTTCCAGCAGTCAGAGATGAATAACATTAAAATGTATTGATTAAATCAGGATTCACAGCCTTCCAGCCTTGAAATTGCAGCAGGAGCAACAACAAAACTCTTTTTCTCCTGTCTTTGCTTAAGTAAACAAATGTCAAAATAATTCTCCCAACCTCCACACTTCAGTGGGAATTAGTACTCACATCTCCATTCAGAACTCTTTTCAGTCTAGATCTTCTCACCAGAATGAAGCAGCTAATTATCCTCCTGGATTGTTCCCAGAATGCCACCCACTCACCTCAGCAAAGGATCCTCCGCATCCCAAGCCTTAGCCCTGCTGGACTGAAAAGCTCATATACAATCATATACAATCCAGGGATTGCGCAGCTCCCTATTCCACTCCTCAATCTCTTGGACCAACTGCAAACTCCCTGGCATTTTCTCTTGAGGGGTAAACCTCTTCAGCCTTCTGGGTCTTTCCCTTCAGGGAGAAAGCCCCATCTGAGCCCCCTCTTGCAAGTAGAGGCACATCTGGCATCCTCAGCCTCCTGGTTGCCCAGGCTGATTCTTCTTCTCCTTGCCAAAAGTTTTGAACACCAGCTCATAAAGAGCTCCGCCTCATTCTCTCTAGACAAGCTTTTTCCCATTATTATTCAAAGGAGACACACAAAACTCATACTGTAATTCGCCATACCACTATCGACCTTACCAGTGGCGGGTCCCCCATTTGGATATGACAGTGGACTTACAGCCTTTGACAACATGTGACTCTGAGGGAGTAATATATGTTATCCAATGCCCGTGCAGTTTGATTTATGTGGGCAGAACAAAGAGATGGATCAGGACAAGATTAATAGAGCACAGAAGCTGTTTAAAGACATCTAAGATGGCCGCTCCGTTAGTACAGCATTGTACACAATATCAACATGCATCCTCTGATTTACGGTGGTTGATTGTGGAAAAAGTACAGTTGAGCTATAGGGGGGGAGACATACAATATTGTTTGAACTGATGTGAACATTATTGGATCTATAAGTAGAAATCGATGGATCCTTATGGATTGAATGAAAAGATTAATTGGTACTCTCTGATTTGAATAGAGGACTGTGAAGGGTGATTGTGTAGCCGAATTAAGTGATCGCGACTTGGGTGTAGGACTTGATGTGAATGCATAACGACAATGCTCCATTTGATTGTTAAAATTTTCCTTTATTGTATTGGGTCGAATGACGGTTTAAAAGAGGAGCTGATAGTAAACTAGAGTGTCATGTGAAGACTGGAGAATGACGACCTGGTTGGAAACTTGTTCTGAAGTTGTGAGTGAGATAGATGGCTGACATCACTTCCGTGTTTTCGCCGTTGTACGACCTGATAGAAGACTAGTAGAATGAAGGGTATGAAgaataaatactagagatgtgaatcgttttttaacgatttaaattatcatccgataattttaaaatcatcattaatcggtaagggactcgatacaataggaattccctcgatttatcatgaaaaatcgttaaatcaagtacaggaattatttggggggagggcgggaaaacctgcacaccaaaacaacccctaaacccaccccgaccctttaaaaacaatggtggtccagtgggggggggggtcccggcgcgatctcctgctctcgggccatcggcgccattttggctaccactgataaaaatggcgccgatggcctgataaaaaaaaccccaccctgaccctttacaaattacccctttgcttctcccaccctcccgaccccccaaaaaaccttttacatgtacctggtggtctagcggggggtctgagaaccatcccttcaatcataccctcggtgccggtgccagtgctggactggtttcaaaatggcgccgatcgcctttgccctcactatgtcacagggagcgaccgtcactccctgtgacaaagtgagggtaAAGGcgaacggcgccattttgaaaccagtccagcaccgagggtatgattgaagggatggctcccggaccccccgctagaccaccaggtacatgtaaaaggtttttgggggagtcgggagggtgggagaagcaaaggggtaattt
This sequence is a window from Rhinatrema bivittatum chromosome 5, aRhiBiv1.1, whole genome shotgun sequence. Protein-coding genes within it:
- the LOC115091697 gene encoding olfactory receptor 52K1-like — translated: MPAAVNSTNPRPLTFILIGIPGLEDEELWISIPFCLIYVMALLGNSLLLYIIKSDPSFHEPMFFFLSMLAGNDIGMSTSTLPKMLSIFWLNCREINFSACLIQMFFVHSLSVVETGILVAMAYDRYIAICYPLRYTSILTNSLLGKISIIILIRAFITIFPLPFLVNRLQYCNTNIVLHSYCEHMALVKIACGDTRVNNIYGLILSLSITGFDLLFIASSYVMILRAVFHLPSKDARHKAFSTCGAHVCVILITYTPGIFSFLTHRFGQDSVPHHVHIFLANVYLLFPAMLNPLVYGVKTKQIRNRVLKLLSGANSYTWFCVYSLYRS